A window of Candidatus Methylomirabilota bacterium genomic DNA:
ATACCGACGTGCTGATCGAGAATTTCCTGCCGGGGACCTTCGAGCGGTGGGGGCTGGGCTGGGACGCGCTGTCGTCGATCAACCCGCGACTCGTGTTCGCACGGGTCTCCGGGTGGGGACAGGACGGTCCCTACCGCGACCGGCCGGGGTTCGGCACGATGGTGGAGGCCATGAGCGGGTTTGCCGCGACGACGGGCGCGGCGGACGGCCCGCCCACGCTCCCCTCGTTCCCCATGGCCGACATGATCGCGGGCCTGTCCGGCGCCACCGCCGTGCTGACCGCCCTGCGCTGGCGCGATCAAGTGTCCGGACGCGGCCAGGTGATCGACATCTCGCTCTACGAGCCGCTGCTCTCGGTCCTGGGCCCCGACGCCGCCCTCTTCGCCCAGGACGGCACCCTGCGTGCGCGGCAGGGCAACCGCTCCGACAACGCCAGCCCCCGCGGCACCTATCGCACCCGTGACGGCAAGTGGGTCGCGCTCTCCGCCTCCACGCCGGCCTCGGCCGAGGCGCTGTTCACGGGGCTGGGCCTCGGTCACCTGCTCGCGGATCCGCGATTCACCACCAACGACGCCCGCGTGCGCCACAACAACCTGGTGGACGCCGCGCTCGCGGCCGCCATCGGCGAGCGGACGCTCGAGCAGATGCAGCACCTGTTCGAGACGGTCAACCTCACCGCCAGTCCCGTCTACGACATGGCCGACATCACGAAGGATCCGCAGGTGGTGGCCCGGGGGACGCTGCTGGATGTCCCCGACCCCGAACTCGCCAGCGTGCGGATGGTCGCGCCGACCCCGCGGCTGTCCGCTTCGCCGGCCGCCGTGCGCTGGCCCGGTCCCCCGCTGGGGGCGCACAACCGCGAGGTGTACGGGGCGCTCGGCATCGGCGAGACCGAGCTGGAGGGTCTGCGGCGCGAGGGAGTGGTGTGACGGGCGGTTTTGGACAGGGCACGGGCGATTTTGAACAGGGCACGGGCGCCCCGGCTGGCGCCACGCCCGTGCCCCGCCGGAATCGCGGTCGGCGGTGGTTCACGTACGCGATCAGCGTCGCAACAATCCTTGTGGCCACGCCCGTGGCGGCGGCGGATTATGCGGGGCCGCTGATCGATGCGCACTCGCATGTGCCGGACGCCCGGGCCATCGAGGCGTATGTCGCGGCGATGCAGCGGAACAACGTCAGCAAGGTCTTGCTCCTGGGCGTGGGCGGAATCCAGAAGAGCGACCCCGCCTTCATCGCGGCGGCCGTGAAGAAGCATCCCGATCGCGTGATCCCCGGTCTGCCCCTGCCCGACCCCCAGAGCGAGGCGGCCGCCGCCCGCATCGACGCCGAGCTCGCCCGGGGCTCGGCCCGGGCCATCGGCGAGGTGCACGTGCGACAGGTCTCCCGGAAGATCGACCGAGATCCGTCCGGGCCCGCCTTCCTGAAGATCCTCGGCGTCGCCGGTCGCCGCAAGGTGCCGGTGGTGATCCACCAGGACCTGAACGATCGCGCCGCCGGCGCCCTGGAGCGGGCCCTCCAGGCGGCGCCCGCGGCGACGATCGTGCTGGCCCACGCCGGCGAGAGCGGGCCCCAGCAGCTCGACGGGCTTCTGGCGCGCAATCCCAATCTCATGGTCGACCTGTCCGGCATGCACTTCGAGCGAAAGCCCCGTCTCGCCACGGAAGACGGCCCGCTCGATCCCGCCTGGAAGGCCCTGATCGAGCGCCGACCCGAGCGCTTCGTCATGGGCATGGACGTCTGGTCGCCGCGCTTGTTCGAGCCAGCCATGCTGGACCGGCTCATGCGCTGGACGCGGCGCATCCTGGGGGAGCTGCGCCCGGACGTCGCCGAACAGGTCGCCTATGCCAACGCGGCCCGCCTGTACGGGGTGAAGTGAGGCCCGACGACCGATGAAGCTCGACGTCGGCATGCTGACGCACGACCTGCGATCGATTCCCGATTACGCCCGGCGCGTGGAGGCGCTGGGGTTCGATTGCCTGTGGGCCTCCGAGACCCAGCACGACCCGTTCCTGCCCCTCGCCGTGGCGGCCACGGCGACGACGCGCCTCAAGCTCGGCACCGCCATCGCCGTCGCCTTTCCCCGAAGCCCCATGCTCACGGCCCACACGGCCTGGGACCTGCAGAACGCCTCCGATGGCCGCTTCATCCTGGGCCTGGGCTCGCAGGTGAAGGGCCACAACGAGCGGCGGTTCTCGGTGAAGTTCGAGTCGCCCGCGCCCAAGATGCGGGAGATCGTGCTGGCGCTGCGGGCCATCTGGGACTGCTGGCAGAACGGAACCCGGCTGAACTTCAGGGGGCAGTTCTATCGGTTCGACCTGATGACGCCCTTCTTCAACCCCGGCCCCATCGCGCACCCCAAGATCCCCGTGTACGTGGCCGGCGTGAACGCCGCCATGTGCCGGGTGGCCGGCGAGGTGTGCGAGGGGCTGAGCGTGCACCCGTTCAACAGCCCGAAGTACCTTCGTGAGTACGTGCAGCCCGCCGTCGAGGAGGGGTTTCGTAAGTCCCGACGCACGCGGGCTGATTTCACTTACAGCACACAGAGTTTCGTGATCATCGGTGATACCGAGGACGAGCTCAGGCCGCAGCGCGAGGCCGTCCGCCAGCAGATCGCCTTCTACGCCTCGACCCGAACCTACGAGCCCGTGCTGGCGGCCCACGGCTGGCAGGACCTGGTCCCTCACCTGCACCGCAAGTCCGTCGAGGGCGACTGGGCGGGCATGGCCCGGCTGATCACCGACGAGATGGTCGACACCTACGCGGTGACGGCAAGCTGGGACACCATCGCGAGCCGCCTCGAGGACCGCTACGCGGGGCTTCTGGACCGGACGGCGTTCTACCAGCCGCACCAACCCGGCCTGGACGATCCGCGCCTGGCCCGCGTGGTGAAGCAGTTCAACGGCTGAAGCCACCGCCAACGGGGGAGAGCAATGCAGGATCTCTACGATCTGGGAGAGCGGCCGCCGCTGGGCCAGGTGCCGGCACGGATGCACGCCTACGTGGTGCGCCAGGATCGGTTCGGAGAGCCTCGTACCGCCTGGCGGCGCGAGGTCATCCCCGTCCCGCCCCTGGCCCAGGGCGAGGTGCTCATCTATGTGATGGCCTCGGGGATCAACTACAACAACGTGTGGGCGGCGCTGGGCGCCCCGCTCGACGTGATCGCCGAACGCCAGCGGCTCGGGGAGCCCGAAGACTTTCACGCGGGCGGCAGCGACTGCTCGGGCATCGTCTGGGCGGTGGGGCCCGGCGTGACCAACGTGAGGGTCGGCGACGAGATCATCGTGCACAGCGGCTGGTGGCGACCCGACGATCCGTGGGTGCTCTCCGGCAAAGACCCGATGCTGGCCGAGAGCACCCGTATCTGGGGCTACCAGACGAACTACGGCTCCTACTGCCAGTTCGCTCGGGCCCAGGCGCACCAGTGCGTACCCAAGCCGGCGCGCCTGACCTGGGAAGAAGCGGGCTGTTTCCTGCTCTGCGCCTCCACCGCCTGGCGGATGCTCGTGGGCTGGCCGCCACACGTGGTGGAGCCCGGCGACGTGGTCCTCGTCTGGGGCGCCGCCGGGGGGCTGGGCAGCATGGCGCTGGAGATCACCCACGCCCGGGGCGGCCGGGCCATCGCGGTCGTTTCCGACGAGGCCAAGCGGAAGTTCTGTCTCGAGCACGGCGCCGTGGGCGTGATCAACCGCACGCAGTTCACCCACTGGGGTCCCTTGCCCGACACCAAGGACGCCCGGGCCTACGGGGAATGGGCCAAGGGCGCCCGCGCCTTCGGCAAGGCGATCTGGGATGCGCTCGGCGAGCGGGTCAGTCCCAGGATCGTCTTCGAGCACCCCGGAGAATCGACCCTGCCGACCTCCGGCTTCGTCTGCGCCACCGGCGGCATGATCGTGATCTGCGCGGGCACCACCGGCTACAACGTGACGATGGACCTGCGCTACCACTGGATGCGCCAGAAGCGCTTGCAGGGCAGCCACCTCTCGAACGATGAGCAGGCCGCGGCGGTGACCAGCCTCGTCGCCGCCGGCAAGGTCGACCCGGCCCTCAGCCAGACTTACCGCTTCGACGACATCCCCCACTGCCACCAGCTCATGCACGACAACAAACACCCCTACGGCAACATGGCCGTACTGGTGAACGCACGGGAACCTGGGCAGGGACGCGCCGGATGAAGGCCCTGGCGTTCACGGCGTTCGGGGGACCTGAGGAGTTGGCTCTGCGGGACGTCCCCGACCCCGTGGCCGGGCCCGGCGAGATCGTGGTCGGCGTCCGGGCCTGCGCGCTGAATCACCTGGACCTCCTCGTGCGCGCGGGCCTCCCCGCGCTCAAGACCCCGCTGCCATTCTGGACCGGCTGCGACATCGCCGGCGACGTGGCCGCGGTGGCCGCCGACGTCCGCGACGTGCCGGTGGGCCAGCGCGTCGTGGTGAACCCGAGTCTGTCCTGTGGCCGGTGCGAGTTTTGCCTGCAGGGCGAGGACTGCCTGTGCGCGGAGTACCGGCTCGTCGGCGAGCACGTCCCCGGCGGGCTGGCCGAGTACGTCAAGGTGCCGGCCGCCAACGTGCGGCGCCTGCCCGATCACGTCTCCTACGAGGAGGCCGCCGCCTTCGTGCTGACCAACATGACGGCGTGGCGGATGATCGTGACCCAGGGGCAGGTCCGGCTCGGCCAGGACGTGCTCATCCTCGGCGTGGGCGGCGGGGTGTCGTCGGCGGCGGTGCAGATCGCCCGGCTGTGCGGGGCGCGGGTTTGGGTGACCTCCTCCAACGACGCCAAGCTCGAGCGGGCCCGCCAGCTCGGCGCCGACGTCTGTATCAATTACGCGAAAGAGGACTGGGCCCGGGTCGTGCGCGACAAGACCGGGCGGCGCGGCGTGGACGTGATCATCGAAAACGTGGGCGCGGCCACGTGGAAACAGTCGCTGCGCGCGCTGCGCCGGGGCGGCCGCCTGGTCACCTGCGGGGCCACCACCGGCCCCATCGGCGAGACCGACATCCGGATCGTCTTCTGGAACCAGCTGCACATCGTCGGCTCGACGATGGCCAACCGGGCAGAGTTCGACACCGTCGTGCGGCTGCTCTTCGAGGGCCGGCTCGGGCCCATCATCGACGAGGTGGTGCCGCTCAAGGACGGCGCCGCCGCCCAGCAGCGCCTGGCCGCCGGCGAGCAGTTCGGCAAGATCGTGCTCCAGGTCTGACCCGCCGGAGGACCGGCGCGACTAGCGGCCGCGCCGGCCGACCCTCGGGGGCCGGGCCAGGCGGCTCGGAGGGCTGACCTTCGTCGGCTTCTCCACCTTCGTCGGCTTCTCTACCCTCGTCGGCCGCTCGACCGTCGTCGGCCGCTCGAACGTCGTGGGCCGCTCGACCGTCGTGGGCCGCTCCGGCGCCGTCAGACGCTCGACGGGCTGCGGACGGTCGATGCGATCCGGGACGGCCACCGGCTCGAAGGCGTCGAACCGCTCGGCCCCTTCGAGGCGCTCGAAGTCTTCCAGCCACTCGGTCCGCCGCGCGCGCCGCTTCTGCTGCTCGGGGTCACCCACGACGACGTCCGCCTCGTAGGGCACGCTGGCCGACACCTGAGGCGGCGTCGCCAGAACAGGAGGCATCGCCTGAAACGGCGTCGGCTGCGGTTCCTCGGCGAACGCCGGTCCTGAAGTGGCCCCGGCCAGGCCGGCAGCCGCCCCCGCGAACACGATCACGAGCAGCGCCCGTTGGACGCTGAAGCTCACGTTGTGATTCATGATTACCACCTCCCGAAGCGGTACGACATCTCGAACCCGAGGCCCCAGTCGGGGCTGCCGTCCGTCAGTCCAATGAACGCGTAGGGGGTGATGGTGGTTGTCGGCGAGGCCTTGACCGCGAGCGCGCCCAGCACCTCCAGCGGGTCGTCGTCGCCGGACAGCAGGGCCCGGCGCCAGTCGAGCATGGTGCTGGCGGTGACCGTCCCCAGCCGGACGGCCAGACCCAGGCTGGCGCCCGGACGGTCACGGAAGTCCTCGTCCGGGGGATCGCCCATGAACGTGTAGCTGACGTCACCGAAGACGAAGAAGATCTCGGCGAACTGCTTGTCGAACTCCACGCCGACGCCGAAATCATACTCGCCGGTCCCCAGCCCGCGGTCTTCGTCGCCGGTCGGCACCTTGACCTTGACGAACGGCGCCAGCGCGCCGTACCACGAGCCGGGTCCGGGATCGTCCACCAAAAAGTACCGGGCGCGGATGATCGTGTCGCCGAACCCCACGACCTGGTCTCGCCCGTCGCCCTCGCCGGTGAGGGTCGGCCGCCCGTCCACGATCGTGATACCTTCGGGCGAGTCGAGGTAGATGAGGAGGGCCGTCGCGCCCACGTCGAAGCGCTCGCCGAGGTAACGCAACGTGACGGGGGCGTAGGCGGTGTGCGTCGTCTCGGACGTTCCGAAATCGCCCTGGTCGTAGCCGGCGCCGACCTTCAGCTGGAAATGCTCGCGCTCGGCCCAGCCGGCCGTCGTGTCGAGCAGCAGCACCGCGAGGACCGGGCCGACAACGCGGAGTGTCCGCCGTGGAGCCACCGCCCCTCCTGACCTGTCGGGAATATGCGTCGGCCTCGGACACCGCGCGGTCTCGGAGCCGCCCTGCGACGCTAGCGGCAGTATAGTCCCGACCCCGAGGGCCGGCAACGCGGGCCCTCTCAAATTGTGCGGTCGGCGTTTGACGGATCCCGTACGATAGGCTGAGCAGGTTGGGATCCGGCATGAGCATCGACAACACGCTGGCCATTCTCGTAGGCGGCGGGCCGGCCCCCGGCATCAACGCCGTCATCGCCGCAGCGACGATCGAAGCTCGCAACCACGGGGTGCGCGTGCTCGGTTGCTACGACGGCTTCCGGTGGCTGGCTCAGGGCGATACCGAGCACGTCGTGGAGCTCGGTATCAACGACCTGTCGCGCATCCACTTCGAGGGCGGGTCGATCTTGAGAACCTCGCGGACCAATCCGACCCGCACCCCCGATGGCGTGGCCCAGGTGGCCGACGCCCTCAAGCGGCTCAGCGTCGACCATCTCATCACCATCGGGGGCGACGACACCGCCTACGCGGCTTCCCGCCTGGCCAAGACCATGCCCGGACTCACCGTGGCCCACGTCCCCAAGACGATCGACAACGACCTGCCCCTGCCCAGCGACATCGTGACGTTCGGCTTCACCACCGCCTGCAACCTGGGCATGGAGCTCGTGCGCAACCTGATGCAGGATGCCGCGACCACCGAGCGGTGGTTCTTCGTCACCGTGATGGGTCGCCACGCCGGTCACCTGGCCCTCGGCATCGGGGGCGCCGCCGGCGCCACGCTGACGGTCATCGCCGAGGAGTTCGCCGAGCCGCGCATCAGCCTGGACCGGCTCGTCGACGTGCTGGAAGGCGCCATCATCAAGCGCCGGGCGCACGGACGGCAGCACGGCGTGGCCATCCTGAGCGAGGGGCTGGCCGAGAAGCTGGACCCGGCCACGCTGGGGCCGGTGGAGCGGGATCAGTACGGCAACGTGCGCCTCACCGAGCTCGAGCTCGGCCGGATGGTCAAGGAGCGTGTGACGGCCAGCCTGCGGGCCCGCGACATCGAGGTCAGCATCGTGGACAAGGACCTCGGCTACGAGCTGCGCTGCGCTCCGCCGGGGGCCCACGACATCCAGTACTGTCGGAGCCTGGGCTACTGGGCCACCCGCTTCCTGCTGGAAGGCGGCAGCAACGCCATGGTCACCATCCAGGCCGGTCGGCTGGTGCCCGTCCCCTTCGGGCTCATGATGGACTCGCGCACCGGCCGGATCCGCGTGCGGTACGTCAACGTGGAATCCGAGATGTACCAGACGCTCAATGCCTACATGATCCGGCTCAAGCCGGAAGACCTGGACGATCCGCAGGCGCTGGCGGCGCTGGCCAAGGCCGGGAAGCTGAGCGAAGAGGCGTTCCTCGCCCGTTTCGGCCCCGCCGTCAAGCGCTAGGAGGAAACCGCTCGTGTATCTGAGGACGATCGACCGCGACGGCCGGGGCCGCTTCGCGTTTCTGGCCTACGATCAGGGGCTCCGGCCTTGCACACCCGCGATATCTGTCCCGAGGTGGGGTCCGGCGACCACGCGGTTGGCGTAGAGTGTCAGCGTAGCGCGGTCCACACCTCACGTAGCGCGTCGTCAGAGTTGTAGAGAAACGGGTCGCTCGGACCCCACCCCCCGAGCCGCGAGCTTCACCCCAGCCGACGATAATCTCCCTGGCCCGCGCGAACGTCAGTCAGTAATAGCCCGGGTCGCCGGGCAGCAGGGTTCGGGGCTGGCCTTCGCTCGTGAGCAGACGGGGACGGATCGGCGTCACCGGCCGCTCGCCGACACGGGCCAAGACCTCGGCGGTGCAGGCGGCGCCCTCGAACAGCTCCAGATTCCTCACCGTCGGCAGCCTGAGCGAGATCTCGCCGCGAGCACGCGCCTGCAGCGCTTCGGCCGGGGTGAGCCACCGCACCGCGATGATCTCGTGCTCGTCGGCTTCCGCGTCCTGTCCCGCGGGCATCGGGGCGGCGAAGAACCGCGTGTCGTAGCGCAACGGCCGCTCCTCGGGGGTGATCCAGTGCGCGAAGTAGACGAGCTGATCGGTGGCCAGCGTCAAGCGCTCGCGGCGCAGTAACTCCCAGAACGCCCGGTGGTCGCGCTGACAGGCCTGACGGTGGTCGAGCATCCGGGCGCGTTCCAGCGACGCCGGCCGGCCGCCGCCGCCGTACGCGAGCAGCACGCCGACCTCTTCGAAGGCCTCGCGAACGGCGCCGATCCAGTAGCCCAGGGCGCTGGTAGGGTCCGACAACCCCAGCCGGGCGGCCGCGGCCGCCGGATCGGGCCCGGCGCACCAGGCGTCGGCGTCGGCCGGAGTGTCGGCCCCCTCGATCTTGCCGCCCGGGAACACGAAGTCGCCGGGGGCGAAGCGGCTGCGGTGATTGCGCTGGATCAGCAGCGTCTCGACACCGCCCCCGGGGCGATCACGCAGCAGGACGAGGGAGGCCGCGGGCACCGGCACCGCGGGCGATGGTTTGACGGACACCCCGACACTGTGCCACGATGGCCGCGCTCTTTCATCACTTCTCGCTCGAGGGAGGACGCGCGACCATGGGCGCCGAGGCCCGTTTCAAGGAGCTCAACCTCACGCTGCCCCCGCCGGCTACGCCGCTGGCCAACTACGTCGGCGCCGTCCGGGTGGGAAACCTGCTCTTCCTGGCCGGCCACGGCCCTGTGCGCAGCGAGGGCAAGCCGGCGGTCCGCGGCAAGCTCGGCCGCGACCTGTCCGTCGAGCAGGGCTACAAGGCTGCCCGCGAGGTCGGGCTCAATCTGCTGGCCACGACGCGCGCGTCCCTGGGCAGCCTCGACCGCGTCAAGCGCGTGGTCAAAGTCCTCGGCATGGTGAACTCCGCCGAGGGGTTCACCGAGCAGCCCAAAGTCATCAACGGCTTCTCCGACCTGATGGTCGAGGTGTTCGGGGACGCCGGCAAGCACGCGCGCTCGGCCGTCGGCATGGCCGAGCTGCCCATGGGGATCCCCGTGGAGATCGAGATGATCCTCGAGGTGGAATAGCGAATGGACCTCCTCTTCGACCTCGCGGCCGTGGCCATCTCCCTGGTGTTCCTCGGCATCCTGGGCGTCATCACGGCCGTGGCGATCCCCGGCCTGTTCATCAGCGCCGTCGCGCCGTGGCTCGACTGGCTGCTGCCCGCCCGCCACAAGCCCTAGGGGCCGTCGCCGCCGCACGCTGATGGGCGCCAGGTATTTCGGAGCCGCCGTCCGCCGTCGCGAGGATCCGCGGTTCCTCCGTGGCGAGGGCCGCTTCATCGACGACATCACGCTGCCCGGTCTGCTCCATGCCGCCTTCGTGCGCTCCCCGCATGCGCACGCCCGGATCCGCGCGATTCGTACGGAGGAGGCCGCGCGCGCGGCCGGCGTGGCCGGCGTGTTCACCTTCGCCACGCTCGAGCGCGGGATGGCGCCGCTGCCCCTGTTCGGCGCGCCGCCCCCGGGCCTGGCCGCGGCGATCGCCTTCGAGTTCCGGCAGGCCCCGCAGTACGCGCTGTGCCGCGACCGGGCCCGACACGTCGGCGAAATCGTCGCGATGGTCGTGGCGGACAGCCCCGCCCGGGCCGAGGACGCGGCCGCGCGGGTTTCCGTGGAGTGGGAGCCCCTGCCCCCGGCCGTGGACGTGCGGGCGGCCGCCGCGTCCGGGGCGCCGCTGATCCATCCCGAGTGGGGCACCAACGTCGCCGTCGGCTTCACCCATGCCATCGGCGACACCGCCGCGGCCTTCGCCCGGGCCGACGTCGTCGTGAGCGAGACCTTCACCACCCAGCGCTACGTCGGCATGCCGGTCGAGACGCGCGGGGTCATCGCCCAGTGGGACCGGCGCGACGGCACGCTCACCACCTGGAACAGCACGCAGGTGTCCCACTTCGTCCAGCAGGGCCTGGCCGACATCCTGCGCCTGCCCCACCACAAGATCCGCGTCATTGCGCCCGATCTCGGAGGAGGCTTCGGCACCAAGGCCGCCGGCTACCCCGAGGACGTGCTTGTCCCCCTGGCCGCCATGGCCCTGCGACGCCCGGTCAAGTGGATCGAGGATCGGCGCGAGCACATGATGGCCGCGGCCCACGCCCGTGACCAGATCCACGAGATCGCGCTGGCGGCGGCCCGCGACGGCACGATGCTGGCCCTGCGCGACCGGATCTGGGTCGACCTCGGCGCTTACAACTCGTGGGGCATCGTGCTGCCCTACAACACGGTGGCCCACCTGATCGGCCCGCATCGCATCCGCGACATGCAGGTCGAGGTCCAGGGCATCGTCACCAACAAGACGACCAACGCGCCGTACCGAGGGGCGGGGCGGCCCGAGACGGTCTTCGCGATGGACCGCATCGTCGACCACCTGGCGCACAAGCTGGGAATGGACCCCGCCGAGCTCCGGCGGCGGAATTACCTCCGCGCCGACGAGCTGCCCTGGGACCTGGGCATGCCCTACCGCGACGGAAACTCGCTCGTGTACGACAGCGGCGACTTCCGCGGCGCCCTGGAGGCGGCCCTCGAGGCTGCCGACTACGAGACGTTCCGCGCCGCCCAGCCGCGCCTGCGCGCCCAGGGGGTCTATCAGGGTATCGGCCTCTCGGGCTACGTGGAGGGCACGGCCATCGGCCCCTACGAGGGCGCCACGGTGAAGCTCGACCTCACCGGACGGGCCACCGTCGCCACCGGCGCCGTCAGCTCCGGCCAGGGCCACGAGACCTCGTTCGCCCAGGTCGCCGCCGACGCCCTGGGCATCCCGCTCGAGTGGGTGACGGTGGTCGGGGGCGACACGGCCGCGGTGGCCTTCGGCGTGGGAACGTTCGCCAGCCGCAGCGCGGTCACGGCGGGCAACTCCATCGCCGACGCCTGCCACCAGGTGCGTGACAAGCTGGTGCGGGCCGCGGCCACGCTGCTGGAGGCGGCGCCTGCCGACATCGAGATCGACGACGGCATGGTCGCCGTTCGCGGAGCTCCGGCCACCGCGTTGCCGCTGGCCCGGGTGATCCAGGCCTCGCTTCCCACCTTCGCCCGCCCGGGCGTGGCCCCGCCCGACTTCGAGGCCAGCGCCTACCATCACGTGCCCACGGTGACCTACGCGAGCGCCGTCCACGTCGCCCAGGTCGAGGCCGACCCCGACACCGGGCGCGTTCGGCTGCTGAGGTACGTGGTCGCGCACGACTGCGGCAAGGTGATCAATCCGATCATCGTCGACGGACAGGTCCACGGCGGCGTCGCTCAGGGCGTAGGGGGCGCGCTGGGGGAGGAGATGGTCTACGACGGGTCGGGCCAGCTCCTGACCGGCAGCCTCATGGATTATGCCGTGCCCATCGCGGCCGAGCTGCCCTTCATCGAGACGGTGCACCTGGAGTTCCCGTCTCCCCGGAATCCCCTGGGCGCCAAAGGGCTGGGCGAGGGCGGCGCCATCTCGCCGCCGCCGGCCATCGCCAACGCCATCGAGGACGCCCTGGCCCCCTTCGGCGTGCGCATCACCAGCACCCCGGTGCGGCCGGCGGCGCTGTTCGCGATGATCAGTCGAGGCCCCAGGTGAAGACCTGCGTCGGCGTCACCTCCACGATGACGGAGTCGGAGGGCGACAGCGCGGCCTCCTCGGCGTACTGCGGATACTTTTCGTAGAGGCGCGCCCGCGCCGTCTGAAAGCGGGGACCGCGGGTGATGAGCGTCGCCCTGCCCAGGACCATGATCCCGGTGAGACGCGACCAGTCTTCGGAGTACAGGTCCACCGTCAGCGCGATCCGGTCGTTGGCGCGGAGGTTGGCGACCTTGCGGGCGTCGTCGCTGGACCCGAAGTAGAG
This region includes:
- a CDS encoding xanthine dehydrogenase family protein molybdopterin-binding subunit is translated as MGARYFGAAVRRREDPRFLRGEGRFIDDITLPGLLHAAFVRSPHAHARIRAIRTEEAARAAGVAGVFTFATLERGMAPLPLFGAPPPGLAAAIAFEFRQAPQYALCRDRARHVGEIVAMVVADSPARAEDAAARVSVEWEPLPPAVDVRAAAASGAPLIHPEWGTNVAVGFTHAIGDTAAAFARADVVVSETFTTQRYVGMPVETRGVIAQWDRRDGTLTTWNSTQVSHFVQQGLADILRLPHHKIRVIAPDLGGGFGTKAAGYPEDVLVPLAAMALRRPVKWIEDRREHMMAAAHARDQIHEIALAAARDGTMLALRDRIWVDLGAYNSWGIVLPYNTVAHLIGPHRIRDMQVEVQGIVTNKTTNAPYRGAGRPETVFAMDRIVDHLAHKLGMDPAELRRRNYLRADELPWDLGMPYRDGNSLVYDSGDFRGALEAALEAADYETFRAAQPRLRAQGVYQGIGLSGYVEGTAIGPYEGATVKLDLTGRATVATGAVSSGQGHETSFAQVAADALGIPLEWVTVVGGDTAAVAFGVGTFASRSAVTAGNSIADACHQVRDKLVRAAATLLEAAPADIEIDDGMVAVRGAPATALPLARVIQASLPTFARPGVAPPDFEASAYHHVPTVTYASAVHVAQVEADPDTGRVRLLRYVVAHDCGKVINPIIVDGQVHGGVAQGVGGALGEEMVYDGSGQLLTGSLMDYAVPIAAELPFIETVHLEFPSPRNPLGAKGLGEGGAISPPPAIANAIEDALAPFGVRITSTPVRPAALFAMISRGPR
- a CDS encoding pyridoxamine 5'-phosphate oxidase family protein; this translates as MRLTKKVRRLLAGERVCRVATTSADGTPHLVPVCHVLAGDKLYFGSSDDARKVANLRANDRIALTVDLYSEDWSRLTGIMVLGRATLITRGPRFQTARARLYEKYPQYAEEAALSPSDSVIVEVTPTQVFTWGLD